In one Dama dama isolate Ldn47 chromosome 5, ASM3311817v1, whole genome shotgun sequence genomic region, the following are encoded:
- the TLCD3A gene encoding TLC domain-containing protein 3A isoform X1, whose product MLLPLAWGSLFFPGLFGVCTWGLRRARPAWTHHDCVMISTRLVSSVQAVLATGSGIIVIRSCSDVITDRHWLAREYVWFLIPYMIYDTYAMYLCEWYRAGDQSSRHSLTIFRNFLSKNRLMITHHVFILLVLVPIAQKLRGELGDFFVGCIFTAELSTPFVSLGRILIQLKQQHTLLYKVNGILTLTTFFLCRILLFPFMYWSYGRQQGLSLLRVPFHIPFHCNVANAFLIAPQIYWFSLLCKKAARLFDVPPAKKDT is encoded by the exons ATGCTGCTGCCGCTGGCCTGGGGCTCGCTCTTCTTCCCGGGGCTCTTCGGGGTCTGCACCTGGGGGCTGCGGCGCGCGCGGCCCGCCTGGACCCACCACGACTGCGTGATGATCAGCACCAG GCTGGTTTCTTCCGTGCAGGCTGTGTTGGCCACCGGGTCTGGGATCATCGTCATCCGCTCCTGCAGCGACGTGATCACCGACAG GCACTGGCTTGCCCGAGAGTATGTCTGGTTTTTGATTCCCTACATGATCTATGACACCTACGCCATGTACCTCTGTGAATGGTATCGAGCCGGGGACCAGAGCAGCAGACATTCCCTCACCATTTTTCGAAACTTCCTAAGCAAAAACCGCCTCATGATCACACACCATGTGTTCATTCTGCTTGTTCTTGTGCCCATCGCCCAG AAGCTCAGGGGAGAGCTTGGGGACTTCTTTGTCGGCTGCATCTTCACAGCAGAACTGAGCACTCCATTTGTATCGCTGGGCAGAATTCTGATTCAG CTAAAGCAGCAGCATACCCTGCTGTACAAGGTGAACGGAATCCTCACACTGACCACTTTCTTCTTGTGTCGGATCCTCCTTTTCCCCTTCATGTACTGGTCCTACGGCCGGCAGCAGGGACTGAGCCTGCTCCGAGTGCCCTTCCACATTCCTTTCCACTGCAATGTGGCCAATGCCTTCCTCATCGCTCCCCAGATCTACTGGTTCTCTCTGCTATGCAAAAAGGCAGCCCGGCTCTTTGATGTTCCTCCAGCCAAAAAGGACACTTGA
- the GEMIN4 gene encoding gem-associated protein 4, protein MDLGPLNICEEMTILHGGFLLAEQLFRPKALAELTKSDWEHVGRPIVEALREISSATACSQPFAWKKKALIIIWAKVLEPYPIIPSDMETRWQEDVFFSVGNMIPTINHTVLFELLKSLEASGLFIQLLMALPTTVCRAELERFLEHMTIDTSSKDVAFFLDVWWEMMKHKGNQQDPLLSQFRTMAHKYLSSSDDFSHPPKRFKSDPDVCPTMPLLAMLLTGLKQIQDRILCPGMKCCTLANLADMLTVFALMEEDPQEVSATVYLDKLATVISVWNSDTQNPYHQQALAEKVKEAERDISLTSLARLPSETIFVGFEFLRSLLQEWGEELQALLSSNQGTSYDSFRLCDSLTSFSQNLKLYLDTTSLAKEERQVVSELAECVGDFLRKTNRVVRSKGSEQNITASIAMAIIEQKMDRHMEMCYIFASERKWAFSDEWLSCLLNNRALFREPGLVLKLLETVMEVGTTDRAVSEPQIKQVVDLILECYAHLSLPDKNKVLSGVLLSWGRKGLSEKLLAHLEGFQEDLNTTFNQLSQSASEQGLAKAVASVARLVILHPEITVKKVCSMAVVNFGTHKFLAQILTAFPALRFTEEQGPDRSTTFVVSCLKETVWTKLSTPREEKQFLELLSCLVSPTKPQGIPVAALLEPDEVLKEFVLPFLMLEVKEVDLSLRIFIQTLEGSTNLEEYWLQSCSPFPLIFSLCQLLDGFSKYWQLPKEKRCLPLDGKDLAIHILELLCEVVSANADTFSPDTWVKSLSWLHRKLEQLDWTVGLRLKSFFEGHFKCEVPATLFEICKLSEDEWTSQAHPGYGPGTGLLAWMECSSISSSISEQMLALLVVDVGNPEEVRLFSKGFLVALVQVMPWCSPQEWQCLHQLTRRLLEKQLLHVPYSLEYIQFVPLLNLKPFAQELQLSVLLLRAFQFLCSQSCRNWLPVEGWSHVVKLLCNSLTNLLDSVRLIQSVGPWAQGQEQDLTQETLFFYTQVFCHVVHIMAMVPQEVCEPLYVLALEILTCYETLSKTNPSVSSLLQKVNEQRFLKSIAENISPEERRQTLLQKISNF, encoded by the exons ATGGACCTAG GACCTTTGAATATCTGTGAGGAAATGACTATCCTGCACGGGGGCTTCTTGCTGGCCGAGCAGCTGTTCCGCCCCAAAGCACTGGCTGAACTGACCAAGTCTGACTGGGAGCACGTTGGGCGGCCCATTGTGGAGGCTCTGAGGGAGATCTCCTCTGCCACAGCCTGCTCCCAGCCCTTTGCCTGGAAGAAGAAAGCGCTGATCATCATCTGGGCCAAGGTGCTAGAGCCCTACCCCATCATCCCTTCCGACATGGAAACCCGCTGGCAGGAAGATGTGTTCTTCTCTGTGGGCAACATGATCCCCACCATCAATCACACAGTCCTCTTTGAGCTGCTCAAGTCACTGGAAGCCTCTGGACTCTTTATCCAACTCctgatggccctgcccaccactgTCTGCCGTGCAGAACTAGAGCGCTTTTTGGAGCACATGACCATCGACACTTCTTCCAAGGATGTGGCCTTCTTCCTCGACGTCTGGTGGGAAATGATGAAGCACAAGGGCAATCAGCAGGACCCCCTGCTCTCCCAGTTCCGGACAATGGCCCACAAGTACCTGTCCTCCTCCGATGACTTCTCTCACCCCCCGAAGAGGTTCAAGTCTGATCCAGATGTGTGTCCAACCATGCCCCTGCTGGCCATGCTGCTCACGGGGCTGAAACAAATCCAAGACAGGATCCTGTGCCCCGGGATGAAGTGCTGCACCTTAGCCAACTTGGCTGACATGCTGACCGTGTTTGCGCTGATGGAGGAGGATCCCCAGGAAGTGTCCGCGACTGTGTACCTGGACAAGCTGGCCACGGTGATCTCCGTGTGGAACTCGGACACCCAGAACCCATATCACCAGCAGGCACTGGCAGAGAAGGTGAAGGAGGCGGAGCGGGACATCAGCCTGACCTCCCTGGCCAGGCTGCCGAGTGAGACCATCTTCGTGGGCTTCGAGTTCCTGCGCAGCCTGCTGCAGGAGTGGGGGGAGGAGCTGCAGGCCTTGCTCAGCAGCAACCAGGGGACCAGCTACGACAGCTTCCGGCTCTGCGACAGCCTGACCTCCTTCAGCCAGAACCTGAAGCTCTACCTGGACACCACCAGCCTGGCCAAGGAGGAGAGGCAGGTGGTCTCTGAGCTGGCAGAGTGCGTGGGGGACTTCCTGAGGAAGACGAACAGGGTGGTGAGGAGCAAGGGCAGCGAGCAGAACATCACCGCCTCCATCGCCATGGCCATCATCGAGCAGAAGATGGACCGCCACATGGAGATGTGCTACATCTTCGCCTCCGAGAGGAAGTGGGCCTTCTCGGACGAGTGGCTTTCGTGCCTGCTCAACAACCGGGCTCTCTTCCGAGAGCCGGGCCTGGTGTTAAAGCTGCTGGAGACGGTGATGGAAGTCGGCACGACAGACAGGGCCGTCTCCGAACCTCAGATCAAACAGGTGGTCGACTTGATCCTGGAGTGTTACGCACACCTCTCGCTGCCAGATAAAAACAAAGTCCTCTCTGGGGTCCTGCTCTCCTGGGGGCGCAAGGGCCTCTCCGAGAAATTGTTAGCTCACTTGGAGGGCTTTCAGGAGGACCTCAACACAACTTTCAACCAGCTCTCACAGAGCGCCTCTGAACAGGGCTTGGCTAAGGCTGTTGCTTCTGTGGCCCGCCTGGTCATCCTGCACCCGGAGATCACGGTGAAGAAAGTGTGCAGCATGGCTGTGGTCAACTTTGGCACCCACAAGTTCCTGGCTCAGATTCTCACTGCCTTCCCCGCCCTCCGGTTCACGGAAGAGCAGGGGCCCGACCGCTCCACCACATTCGTGGTGTCCTGTCTCAAAGAAACGGTCTGGACCAAGCTCTCGACACCCCGGGAGGAGAAGCAGTTTCTGGAGCTCCTGAGCTGCCTGGTAAGTCCTACAAAGCCCCAAGGGATTCCAGTTGCTGCTCTGCTTGAGCCAGATGAGGTGCTAAAGGAGTTCGTCCTGCCTTTCTTAATGCTGGAAGTCAAAGAGGTGGACCTCAGTCTGAGGATCTTCATCCAGACTCTGGAAGGGAGCACAAACCTGGAGGAATACTGGCTGCAGTCCTGCTCTCCGTTCCCGCTCATCTTCAGCCTGTGCCAGCTCCTTGATGGCTTCAGCAAATACTGGCAGCTCCCCAAGGAGAAGCGCTGTCTCCCCCTGGATGGGAAGGACCTGGCCATCCACATCCTGGAGCTCCTCTGTGAGGTGGTCTCAGCTAATGCCGACACCTTCTCCCCGGACACCTGGGTCAAGTCCCTGTCCTGGCTCCACCGGAAGCTGGAGCAACTGGACTGGACTGTGGGCCTGAGACTGAAGAGCTTCTTTGAGGGCCACTTCAAGTGTGAGGTGCCAGCCACGCTCTTTGAGATCTGTAAGCTTTCTGAGGACGAGTGGACCTCCCAGGCCCACCCCGGGTATGGGCCTGGTACAGGCCTCCTGGCCTGGATGGAGTGCTCCTCCATCTCTAGCAGCATCTCTGAGCAGATGCTCGCCCTCCTGGTGGTGGATGTGGGCAACCCTGAGGAGGTCAGGTTGTTCAgcaagggcttcctggtggccctGGTGCAGGTCATGCCATGGTGCAGCCCCCAGGAATGGCAGTGCCTTCACCAGTTGACCCGGAGATTGTTGGAGAAGCAACTCCTGCATGTCCCCTACAGCCTGGAGTATATACAGTTCGTTCCTCTGCTCAACCTGAAGCCCTTTGCCCAGGAGCTCCAACTCTCTGTACTCTTGCTTAGAGCTTTTCAGTTTCTCTGCAGCCAGAGCTGCCGTAACTGGCTCCCCGTGGAGGGCTGGAGCCACGTGGTCAAGCTCCTCTGCAACAGTCTGACCAATCTCCTGGACTCCGTTCGGTTGATACAGTCAGTTGGCCCTTGGGCCCAAGGACAAGAGCAGGACCTGACCCAGGAAACCCTGTTTTTCTACACCCAGGTGTTCTGTCATGTTGTGCACATCATGGCCATGGTCCCCCAGGAGGTCTGTGAACCTCTCTATGTCTTGGCCTTGGAGATCCTCACCTGCTACGAAACGCTGAGCAAGACCAACCCTTCTGTCAGCTCCTTGCTCCAGAAAGTAAATGAGCAGCGCTTCTTAAAGTCCATCGCCGAGAACATCAGCCCTGAGGAGCGACGCCAAACCCTCCTGCAGAAGATAAGCAACTTCTGA
- the TLCD3A gene encoding TLC domain-containing protein 3A isoform X4, producing MLLPLAWGSLFFPGLFGVCTWGLRRARPAWTHHDCVMISTRLVSSVQAVLATGSGIIVIRSCSDVITDRQDQLLATHCRC from the exons ATGCTGCTGCCGCTGGCCTGGGGCTCGCTCTTCTTCCCGGGGCTCTTCGGGGTCTGCACCTGGGGGCTGCGGCGCGCGCGGCCCGCCTGGACCCACCACGACTGCGTGATGATCAGCACCAG GCTGGTTTCTTCCGTGCAGGCTGTGTTGGCCACCGGGTCTGGGATCATCGTCATCCGCTCCTGCAGCGACGTGATCACCGACAG ACAAGACCAGCTATTGGCAACGCACTGTAGATGCTGA
- the TLCD3A gene encoding TLC domain-containing protein 3A isoform X5, translated as MLLPLAWGSLFFPGLFGVCTWGLRRARPAWTHHDCVMISTRLVSSVQAVLATGSGIIVIRSCSDVITDRSSGESLGTSLSAASSQQN; from the exons ATGCTGCTGCCGCTGGCCTGGGGCTCGCTCTTCTTCCCGGGGCTCTTCGGGGTCTGCACCTGGGGGCTGCGGCGCGCGCGGCCCGCCTGGACCCACCACGACTGCGTGATGATCAGCACCAG GCTGGTTTCTTCCGTGCAGGCTGTGTTGGCCACCGGGTCTGGGATCATCGTCATCCGCTCCTGCAGCGACGTGATCACCGACAG AAGCTCAGGGGAGAGCTTGGGGACTTCTTTGTCGGCTGCATCTTCACAGCAGAACTGA
- the LOC133055916 gene encoding diazepam-binding inhibitor-like 5, producing MCQVEFEMACAAIKQLKAPVSDQEKLLVYSYYKQATQGDCNIPAPPATDLKAKAKWEAWNVNKGMSKMDAMRIYIAKVEELKKNEAG from the coding sequence ATGTGCCAAGTGGAGTTTGAGATGGCCTGCGCTGCCATCAAGCAATTGAAGGCGCCGGTGAGCGATCAGGAGAAATTGTTGGTGTACAGCTATTACAAACAGGCCACCCAGGGCGACTGCAACATCCCAGCCCCACCTGCCACCGACCTGAAAGCCAAGGCCAAGTGGGAGGCATGGAATGTAAATAAAGGGATGTCCAAGATGGATGCCATGAGGATCTACATTGCCAAAgtggaagaactaaagaaaaatgaagctggttAG
- the TLCD3A gene encoding TLC domain-containing protein 3A isoform X2, translating into MLQQAPSLQSVRSNLTPTSFAEIKADAAPQYSWASCRELLHVSEKRHWLAREYVWFLIPYMIYDTYAMYLCEWYRAGDQSSRHSLTIFRNFLSKNRLMITHHVFILLVLVPIAQKLRGELGDFFVGCIFTAELSTPFVSLGRILIQLKQQHTLLYKVNGILTLTTFFLCRILLFPFMYWSYGRQQGLSLLRVPFHIPFHCNVANAFLIAPQIYWFSLLCKKAARLFDVPPAKKDT; encoded by the exons ATGTTGCAGCAAGCTCCCTCACTCCAGTCTGTCAGGTCAAACTTGACACCTACCTCCTTTGCAGAGATAAAGGCGGATGCAGCCCCACAGTACTCCTGGGCAAGCTGCAGGGAGCTGCTACACGTTTCAGAAAAGAG GCACTGGCTTGCCCGAGAGTATGTCTGGTTTTTGATTCCCTACATGATCTATGACACCTACGCCATGTACCTCTGTGAATGGTATCGAGCCGGGGACCAGAGCAGCAGACATTCCCTCACCATTTTTCGAAACTTCCTAAGCAAAAACCGCCTCATGATCACACACCATGTGTTCATTCTGCTTGTTCTTGTGCCCATCGCCCAG AAGCTCAGGGGAGAGCTTGGGGACTTCTTTGTCGGCTGCATCTTCACAGCAGAACTGAGCACTCCATTTGTATCGCTGGGCAGAATTCTGATTCAG CTAAAGCAGCAGCATACCCTGCTGTACAAGGTGAACGGAATCCTCACACTGACCACTTTCTTCTTGTGTCGGATCCTCCTTTTCCCCTTCATGTACTGGTCCTACGGCCGGCAGCAGGGACTGAGCCTGCTCCGAGTGCCCTTCCACATTCCTTTCCACTGCAATGTGGCCAATGCCTTCCTCATCGCTCCCCAGATCTACTGGTTCTCTCTGCTATGCAAAAAGGCAGCCCGGCTCTTTGATGTTCCTCCAGCCAAAAAGGACACTTGA
- the TLCD3A gene encoding TLC domain-containing protein 3A isoform X3, with protein MLLPLAWGSLFFPGLFGVCTWGLRRARPAWTHHDCVMISTRLVSSVQAVLATGSGIIVIRSCSDVITDRDKGGCSPTVLLGKLQGAATRFRKEALACPRVCLVFDSLHDL; from the exons ATGCTGCTGCCGCTGGCCTGGGGCTCGCTCTTCTTCCCGGGGCTCTTCGGGGTCTGCACCTGGGGGCTGCGGCGCGCGCGGCCCGCCTGGACCCACCACGACTGCGTGATGATCAGCACCAG GCTGGTTTCTTCCGTGCAGGCTGTGTTGGCCACCGGGTCTGGGATCATCGTCATCCGCTCCTGCAGCGACGTGATCACCGACAG AGATAAAGGCGGATGCAGCCCCACAGTACTCCTGGGCAAGCTGCAGGGAGCTGCTACACGTTTCAGAAAAGAG GCACTGGCTTGCCCGAGAGTATGTCTGGTTTTTGATTCCCTACATGATCTATGA